One genomic window of Quercus robur chromosome 6, dhQueRobu3.1, whole genome shotgun sequence includes the following:
- the LOC126688447 gene encoding uncharacterized protein LOC126688447 yields MERKKDSSKLNIAIFHPDLGIGGAERLIVDAAVELASHGHNVHIFTAHHDKDHCFEETLAGTFPVTVYGAFLPRHIFYRFHALCAYLQCIFVALCVLFMWPSFDVILADQVSVVIPLLKLKKSMKVVFYCHFPDLLLAQHTTVLRRIYRKPIDFIEEITTGMADMILVNSRFTASTFANTFKHLHTRGLRPAVLYPAVNVDQFDEPHSNKLNFLSINRFERKKNIDLAISAFAMLHNLEGDVLQNSNLDDASLTIAGGYDKRLRENVEYLEELKSLAEREGVSHRVNFITSCSTDERNALLSQCLCVLYTPKDEHFGIVPLESMAAHKPVIACNSGGPVETIKDGETGFLCDPTPQKFSLAMAKLIQDPTMAKRMGEEARRHVTESFSTKIFGQRLNQYILDIAQPKRD; encoded by the exons ATGGAGAGAAAGAAGGATAGCTCCAAATTGAACATCGCCATCTTTCATCCCGATCTTGGTATAg GTGGTGCTGAAAGATTAATAGTTGATGCGGCTGTTGAACTTGCATCCCATGGCCACAATGTTCATATTTTTACTGCTCACCATGATAAAGATCACTGTTTTGAGGAAACGCTTGCTG GTACCTTTCCAGTTACAGTATATGGTGCCTTCCTTCCCCGACATATTTTCTACCGTTTTCATGCTTTATGTGCATATCTGCAGTGCATTTTTGTTGCTCTTTGTGTGCTGTTCATGTGGCCTTCGTTTGATGTTATACTAGCAGATCAGGTCTCTGTTGTCATTCCATtattgaaacttaaaaagtcAATGAAG GTTGTATTCTATTGTCATTTTCCAGATCTGTTGCTGGCTCAACACACTACTGTTCTCAGGAGGATATATAGGAAACCAATTGACTTCATAGAAGAAATAACCACTG GAATGGCAGATATGATACTTGTTAACAGCAGATTTACTGCATCTACCTTCGCAAATACATTCAAGCATCTTCATACTCGGGGACTTCGACCAGCTGTTCTTTATCCAGCTGTTAATGTGGATCAGTTTGATGAACCCCATTCAAATAA GTTGAATTTTCTGTCCATCAAccgatttgaaagaaaaaagaatatagaTCTAGCAATTTCAGCCTTTGCTATGCTTCACAACCTTGAAGGAGATGTCCTCCAAAATAgtaacctggatgatgcttCATTGACCATTGCAG GTGGATATGATAAACGCCTGAGAGAGAATGTTGAATACCTGGAGGAGCTTAAAAGCTTAGCAGAAAGGGAAGGAGTGTCTCATCGGGTTAACTTCATTACATCATGCTCAACAGATGAAAGAAATGCACTTCTCTCCCAATGTCTGTGTGTACTTTATACACCAAAG GATGAACATTTTGGGATTGTTCCATTGGAGTCCATGGCAGCTCATAAACCTGTTATTGCATGCAATAGTGGTGGCCCTGTAGAGACAATTAAGGATGGGGAAACAGGATTTCTTTGTGATCCTACTCCACAAAAGTTCTCTTTGGCTATGGCTAAACTTATTCAGGACCCTACAATGGCTAAGAGAATGGGTGAAGAGGCCCGGCGACATGTTACTGAGTCATTTTCCACAAAGATATTTGGCCAGCGACTAAATCAATATATTCTTGACATTGCTCAGCCTAAGAGAGACTAA